A single Antechinus flavipes isolate AdamAnt ecotype Samford, QLD, Australia chromosome 5, AdamAnt_v2, whole genome shotgun sequence DNA region contains:
- the POLR2F gene encoding DNA-directed RNA polymerases I, II, and III subunit RPABC2 yields the protein MSDNEDNYDGDDFDDVEEDEGLDDLENPEEEGQENVEILPSGERQQANQKRITTPYMTKYERARVLGTRALQIAMCAPVMVELEGETDPLLIAMKELKARKIPIIIRRYLPDGSYEDWGVDELIITD from the exons ATGTCTGACAACGAGGACAA TTACGATGGAGATGACTTCGATGATGTTGAGGAAGATGAGGGCCTTGATGACCTGGAAAATCCCGaggag GAGGGCCAGGAGAATGTGGAGATCCTCCCCTCTGGGGAACGGCAGCAAGCAAACCAGAAGAGGATCACTACTCCCTACATGACCAAGTATGAGCGAGCTCGGGTCCTGGGCACACGGGCCCTTCAGATTGC AATGTGCGCCCCTGTGATGGTGGAGTTGGAAGGGGAGACTGACCCACTGCTCATCGCCATGAAAGAGCTCAA AGCTCGAAAGATCCCCATCATCATCCGCCGCTACCTGCCCGATGGGAGCTATGAAGACTGGGGTGTGGACGAGCTCATCATCACCGACTGA